A single genomic interval of Dyella sp. GSA-30 harbors:
- a CDS encoding DUF2235 domain-containing protein, producing the protein MTPRDEVAIDGVRSDGVGHTAATPAQLADYERAAEQLAQLRTPVLLDTTNPHQRLYVQAFDGTGNNKIKDPLHATNVAKISDQLETLKAQGGGRQIHVEYQVGPGTQNSALERNVDLIRGHTFEPNIEETYARLVRQINRDIRTDPALEPRFASMGFSRGASQTAGFARLLDERGVPDLRSRYVDAAGETRFSNYIVKPGETIQAVGLFDPVATGVPMNFDRRLPSSVVSAFQVTAQNEMRVVFPSDQIVPPGLSANGRYLNVMVPGAHSDVGGSYHRDGLSVRSGNLMVDYLNGLSNQPYLQKSFEPQDVRFNVVHKSTEGMLMYRLDPREGIRGAPSGTNTVLAPQHVTDAGALPHQPQPINESLTLKLTYRQTPQGLVPSEPAVLVPPPASAEAIAAAGRSVPLAPKLVQGVTGLAVAYDGVTSAWNAKDLLAHDNTIGAQSALIHFGSRNLGMVAGAEIGTAIGVLGGSESGPGAFFTGLIGGAVGMYAGNKIADQVDTYIMTHQADPQGNTWTMRNDGAWVREAQTIDWNATAYNEGVPVVQNSQLLVADKALSDRLNYEGTTARTNLNLSHPNTARDPFEQPSSAGDRPSVEPASWTRDPTTHAWSRQAVVQELEHGLKNTVTDTASPERAAQLDHAAAKTMAENAYTSPKGLAQQYETRFHSQGWDRFGGLPQPVSDALKTPSDQIAASDGHTYTRDAAGEWHRPGHFGSTVTASGNLRDELATTHAFAQQIDAAHLADLGKAGATPNAVLSRDHPTQAAEHRDAAEAKAAMHGGDAAARGQAAKIVADEQKVARPGEQQPDHEAAAQADARQDALRAHSTLTQASVREHQVDKAAHAEAAAHHVAQAQQATHAQANDQVQAAAESAREVVQQQQAQVQQEREASARQEAQTRESERQRDQAHEEARDRHDEQNRQQQERQEATAKAAEATHHTEPSSDPAHAQAHAPGPGHAEAPNGSSTAEAGHPPGHAPGTPEPSPAGTPATEHAGHASRESQEAADSATHGTPATADAHQAEPGAHAATQANAERDVAAHPDRDAQEHAVQSEAQRPSSPTDQEGPHTQAEATVEGRLTQERGSHEVSQSQAALHQPEPGAAHAAAPIAIGALKREALEPPAEPEATKHGLPTLEREGASAVLAKEAAHAQPVPGREPPKDPRASAAQDHSAAPAIEHPGTSERDPEDRSASAVRPEAPAAAGDPRVTSGDEPHLAPQPGANLAQATEVATLAVPAGNVGGPPEVDAAEGQVAMPSTEPGKPGLEVGAANQLASDAVGQEPNQTDLGGAQRNPFGPGEAMEDKEIADLWLALQSKDGRAIDQACDRLAQRPEAQALLKEADNFLVAQQTQQAKDAMAWGGAEAAQAVVAQMPERMQQEGPVRMMTLMQMEPPGGRGAPSGAGPGGGAGASGGAGGGGGGGGGGGGGGGGGGG; encoded by the coding sequence ATGACCCCTAGGGATGAGGTCGCCATCGATGGTGTTCGCAGTGATGGGGTGGGGCACACGGCGGCCACCCCCGCGCAACTGGCGGACTATGAGCGCGCGGCAGAACAACTCGCGCAGTTACGCACGCCGGTGTTGTTGGACACGACCAACCCACATCAACGACTTTACGTTCAAGCGTTCGATGGCACGGGCAACAACAAGATCAAAGACCCGCTGCACGCTACCAATGTCGCCAAGATCAGCGACCAGCTGGAGACCCTGAAAGCGCAGGGCGGTGGCCGCCAAATCCACGTGGAATACCAGGTGGGGCCGGGCACACAGAACTCGGCGCTCGAACGCAACGTCGACTTGATCCGTGGGCACACGTTTGAGCCCAACATCGAGGAAACGTATGCGCGCCTGGTTCGACAAATCAACCGAGACATCCGGACCGATCCGGCGTTGGAACCTCGCTTTGCCTCGATGGGGTTCAGTCGCGGGGCGAGCCAGACGGCCGGCTTTGCGCGGTTGCTCGACGAACGCGGCGTCCCGGATTTGCGAAGCCGCTACGTCGATGCGGCCGGCGAAACTCGGTTTTCAAACTACATCGTCAAACCGGGTGAAACGATCCAAGCGGTAGGACTCTTCGATCCGGTGGCTACCGGTGTGCCGATGAACTTCGATCGACGCCTGCCGTCGTCGGTGGTGAGCGCATTCCAAGTCACGGCCCAGAACGAAATGCGTGTGGTGTTTCCGTCCGACCAGATTGTGCCGCCCGGCCTGTCGGCCAACGGTCGCTATTTGAACGTCATGGTGCCGGGCGCGCATTCGGACGTCGGGGGCAGTTACCACCGCGATGGGTTGTCCGTGCGCAGCGGCAACCTCATGGTGGACTACCTCAACGGGCTCTCCAATCAGCCGTATCTCCAGAAAAGTTTTGAGCCCCAAGACGTGCGCTTCAACGTGGTCCACAAATCCACGGAAGGCATGCTCATGTATCGGCTCGACCCGCGTGAGGGTATTCGCGGCGCGCCCAGTGGCACCAACACGGTGCTCGCCCCCCAACATGTGACCGACGCGGGCGCACTGCCGCATCAACCGCAGCCGATCAATGAATCGCTGACGCTGAAACTCACCTATCGACAGACCCCGCAGGGGTTGGTGCCGAGTGAGCCGGCGGTCTTGGTGCCGCCTCCGGCCAGTGCGGAAGCGATCGCCGCCGCCGGACGGAGCGTGCCATTGGCACCAAAGTTGGTCCAAGGCGTTACCGGTCTCGCGGTGGCCTACGACGGGGTGACGTCCGCCTGGAACGCCAAGGATTTGCTCGCGCACGACAACACGATCGGTGCGCAATCGGCGTTGATTCATTTCGGCTCGCGCAACCTCGGCATGGTCGCGGGTGCGGAAATTGGAACGGCCATCGGTGTGCTCGGCGGCAGTGAGTCAGGACCCGGAGCATTCTTCACCGGTCTGATCGGCGGCGCGGTCGGCATGTATGCCGGCAATAAGATCGCCGACCAGGTGGACACCTACATCATGACGCACCAGGCGGACCCGCAAGGGAACACCTGGACGATGCGCAACGATGGCGCGTGGGTGCGCGAGGCGCAAACCATCGACTGGAATGCGACCGCTTACAACGAAGGCGTGCCCGTTGTTCAGAACTCGCAACTGTTGGTGGCGGACAAAGCGCTCAGTGATCGGTTGAACTATGAAGGGACGACCGCGCGCACCAACTTGAACCTGTCGCACCCAAACACCGCGCGCGATCCGTTCGAACAACCGTCATCCGCGGGTGATCGTCCCAGCGTCGAGCCTGCATCGTGGACGCGCGATCCGACTACGCATGCATGGTCACGCCAAGCCGTGGTCCAGGAGTTGGAGCACGGACTAAAAAATACAGTGACGGATACGGCGAGTCCCGAGCGTGCCGCGCAGTTGGATCACGCCGCCGCGAAGACGATGGCAGAAAACGCGTATACGTCGCCGAAGGGCTTGGCGCAGCAATACGAAACGCGGTTTCACTCGCAGGGATGGGACCGTTTTGGCGGCTTGCCGCAACCGGTGAGCGACGCGCTCAAAACGCCGAGCGATCAGATTGCGGCTTCCGATGGGCATACCTACACGCGCGACGCTGCAGGCGAATGGCATCGCCCCGGTCACTTCGGCAGCACGGTCACCGCCAGCGGCAACTTGCGCGACGAACTGGCCACGACGCATGCGTTTGCACAACAGATCGACGCGGCGCACCTTGCAGACTTGGGAAAGGCGGGCGCCACCCCGAATGCGGTGTTGTCGCGGGACCATCCAACCCAGGCTGCCGAGCATCGCGACGCAGCGGAGGCCAAGGCCGCCATGCATGGCGGGGATGCCGCGGCACGCGGCCAGGCTGCGAAAATTGTGGCCGACGAGCAGAAGGTGGCGCGCCCCGGTGAGCAGCAGCCCGACCACGAAGCCGCAGCACAGGCCGATGCGCGCCAGGATGCGCTGCGCGCCCATTCGACGTTAACGCAGGCGAGCGTGCGTGAGCATCAGGTCGACAAAGCCGCGCATGCCGAGGCGGCCGCGCATCACGTGGCGCAAGCGCAGCAGGCCACGCACGCCCAGGCCAACGATCAGGTGCAAGCGGCGGCCGAGTCCGCACGGGAAGTCGTCCAGCAACAGCAGGCCCAGGTCCAACAAGAGCGGGAGGCCTCCGCGCGTCAGGAGGCTCAAACTCGCGAGTCCGAGCGCCAGCGCGACCAAGCCCATGAAGAGGCGCGGGACCGGCACGACGAACAGAACCGCCAGCAGCAAGAGCGCCAGGAAGCCACGGCCAAAGCCGCCGAGGCGACCCACCATACTGAGCCGTCGAGCGATCCTGCTCACGCCCAAGCGCATGCGCCTGGGCCGGGCCATGCCGAGGCCCCGAATGGTTCTTCGACGGCCGAGGCGGGTCACCCACCCGGTCATGCTCCCGGCACGCCCGAGCCATCGCCCGCGGGGACTCCGGCGACCGAGCACGCCGGTCACGCGTCTCGCGAATCTCAGGAGGCGGCAGATTCCGCCACCCATGGCACGCCGGCCACCGCCGATGCGCACCAAGCCGAGCCGGGCGCCCACGCGGCGACGCAGGCCAACGCCGAGCGTGACGTCGCGGCGCACCCTGACCGAGATGCCCAGGAGCACGCGGTCCAATCGGAGGCGCAGCGACCCTCTTCGCCCACCGACCAGGAAGGGCCGCACACCCAGGCCGAAGCAACGGTTGAAGGCCGGCTGACGCAAGAGCGCGGCTCCCACGAGGTTAGCCAGAGCCAGGCGGCGCTTCATCAGCCCGAGCCCGGTGCCGCCCACGCCGCGGCGCCGATTGCCATCGGGGCTTTGAAGCGGGAGGCCCTGGAACCCCCGGCGGAGCCGGAGGCTACAAAGCATGGGTTGCCCACCCTGGAGCGGGAGGGCGCTTCCGCCGTGCTGGCGAAGGAGGCGGCCCATGCTCAGCCGGTCCCCGGGCGGGAGCCACCGAAGGATCCCCGCGCATCGGCGGCGCAGGACCACTCGGCGGCACCCGCGATCGAGCACCCGGGAACGTCCGAGCGCGACCCCGAAGACCGATCCGCGTCCGCGGTTCGACCCGAGGCGCCCGCGGCCGCGGGTGATCCCCGGGTCACCTCCGGGGACGAACCCCACCTTGCGCCTCAGCCTGGAGCCAACCTGGCCCAGGCCACAGAGGTCGCCACCCTGGCAGTGCCCGCCGGCAACGTAGGCGGACCGCCAGAGGTTGACGCGGCTGAGGGCCAGGTCGCCATGCCATCAACGGAGCCGGGCAAGCCCGGTTTGGAAGTCGGCGCGGCCAATCAGCTGGCCAGCGATGCTGTCGGCCAAGAGCCGAACCAGACCGACCTAGGCGGCGCGCAGCGCAACCCCTTCGGCCCGGGCGAGGCCATGGAAGACAAAGAAATCGCGGACCTCTGGCTGGCGCTCCAGTCCAAAGACGGCCGTGCCATCGATCAGGCATGCGATCGGCTCGCGCAGCGCCCAGAAGCCCAAGCGCTGCTGAAAGAGGCCGACAACTTTTTGGTCGCGCAACAGACGCAGCAGGCCAAGGATGCGATGGCCTGGGGTGGTGCCGAAGCGGCCCAAGCCGTCGTCGCCCAAATGCCAGAGCGCATGCAACAGGAAGGACCCGTTCGAATGATGACTCTGATGCAGATGGAACCCCCCGGAGGCCGAGGCGCGCCGTCGGGAGCCGGTCCTGGCGGAGGCGCAGGAGCTAGCGGAGGCGCCGGCGGTGGTGGGGGAGGCGGTGGAGGTGGGGGTGGCGGCGGTGGTGGAGGCGGAGGTTAA
- a CDS encoding MASE1 domain-containing protein: protein MRQGLAVAGYALAYELLHQVTFTYWVLVAGFRLAALMFVPRRYWAALAVGELIPLTYLVATCEAQYGWIWAIVTLAFIPIVVAMPVVHWCLQVWRMVPARGGVRMGVLLLCILLTTFVWTADNALGMAVTRMPVGYTFSFPTLIGKWIIGNFLGMLTLVPLVVAVREAWRSTPPAQRWSRLLDSRLAIESVFLLGPTLGMLLWLAGHADGESTREAARMGMFLPVIFLALRHGWQGAAIGGTMASIAEVLSMNGPKDVGALQAEVFIAFAITTMLLMGSRITVLNQRDASERIQVQEALVIARRNITIGEARLRVAAEFLEHVREIIHVGYDRMLAQLRHLPAADSRQLQRQASLAQDKLFQLSDGLYPTGWRDKDLIVALRQGPLARALDEAGISYWCQAQGNFAPVSSDLHLAVYRLVGECLTLACEDLPPTHIQVRLRAGQRRGQAWVGMRLKAWTEPGRLAAVRLDDVRIRLGSAGLSWTAAADRAKSYQGRVRQGRIEGGRCITAVLLDPAEQANQDTMPWLASDRSLSSGQR from the coding sequence TTGAGGCAAGGACTGGCCGTTGCAGGTTATGCATTGGCTTATGAACTGCTGCACCAAGTGACCTTCACGTATTGGGTGTTGGTGGCCGGCTTTCGCCTGGCTGCCCTGATGTTCGTGCCGCGTCGGTATTGGGCTGCGCTTGCCGTCGGCGAACTGATCCCGCTGACCTATCTGGTCGCCACGTGCGAAGCCCAATACGGTTGGATCTGGGCGATCGTTACCTTGGCGTTTATCCCTATCGTCGTCGCCATGCCGGTGGTCCACTGGTGCCTTCAGGTGTGGCGCATGGTTCCGGCGCGCGGTGGCGTGCGCATGGGCGTGCTGCTGTTATGCATCTTGCTCACGACCTTCGTATGGACCGCCGATAACGCGCTGGGCATGGCGGTCACCCGCATGCCGGTGGGTTACACCTTCAGTTTCCCCACCCTGATCGGCAAGTGGATCATCGGCAACTTCCTCGGCATGCTTACACTCGTGCCACTGGTGGTGGCGGTCCGCGAAGCCTGGCGCTCCACGCCGCCGGCGCAGCGGTGGTCGCGACTGTTGGACAGCCGACTGGCCATCGAAAGCGTGTTCCTGCTCGGCCCTACCCTGGGCATGCTGCTCTGGTTGGCCGGTCACGCTGACGGCGAGAGCACGCGCGAGGCAGCGCGGATGGGGATGTTCCTGCCTGTGATTTTCCTGGCGCTGCGGCACGGCTGGCAGGGCGCGGCCATCGGCGGCACCATGGCGAGCATCGCCGAAGTGCTGAGCATGAATGGCCCCAAGGACGTAGGTGCACTTCAAGCCGAAGTGTTCATCGCCTTCGCCATCACGACGATGCTGTTGATGGGCTCGCGCATCACCGTGCTCAACCAGCGCGACGCGTCCGAACGCATCCAGGTTCAAGAGGCCTTGGTCATTGCCCGGCGCAACATCACCATCGGTGAAGCCCGGTTGCGCGTGGCCGCCGAATTCCTGGAGCATGTCCGCGAAATCATCCACGTTGGGTATGACCGCATGCTCGCCCAGCTTCGGCACCTGCCCGCGGCCGACAGTCGTCAGTTGCAGCGGCAAGCGTCCCTCGCCCAAGACAAACTTTTCCAGTTGTCGGATGGGCTCTACCCGACCGGCTGGCGTGACAAGGATTTGATCGTGGCATTGCGCCAAGGTCCCTTGGCCCGTGCGCTCGACGAAGCCGGCATCAGTTACTGGTGCCAAGCCCAGGGCAACTTTGCTCCGGTGTCCTCGGATCTCCATCTGGCCGTGTATCGACTCGTGGGCGAGTGCCTTACGCTCGCGTGCGAAGACCTTCCGCCGACCCACATCCAGGTGCGGTTGCGGGCCGGTCAGCGGCGTGGGCAAGCCTGGGTGGGGATGCGGCTGAAGGCCTGGACCGAGCCGGGCCGATTGGCGGCTGTGCGTCTCGACGATGTTCGGATTCGCCTCGGCAGTGCGGGCCTGAGTTGGACGGCGGCGGCCGATCGTGCGAAGTCCTACCAAGGGCGGGTGCGCCAGGGGCGGATCGAAGGCGGTCGGTGTATCACCGCCGTGCTGTTGGACCCGGCTGAGCAAGCCAACCAGGACACGATGCCCTGGCTGGCGTCGGATCGTTCACTCAGTTCGGGGCAGCGGTGA
- a CDS encoding MobA/MobL family protein translates to MPIHPRPHLTTHNRADGHSAVGAAAYRLGLRLFDRRTRSWHDYTKRQDGDEIVAAFNVVPLGAPDWANNPEELWNRVEACELRRNSQIARDYVVQIPLGLDDRGAEEMARGLARFICSILQTPVSVGMHRDADTDLRGRPKPEGKQGLHAHLLFPTRKILLQGQEGADHSRLAAKHGFGKKHSMLSNRNASSAIVERMNEQWAALANKAAAETPGLVPDFDHRSYARLGIDRIPQPSLSRATIALEKKGFFTRPGDRWREIVLASDADPPMDANALAVQHAQAVLDRSRESAQEVTPPRPRSVAIDPAKVWGVGSSPDASGRSDELADARARGQVPGAAMVDRFIALSPAPKDEAGRRLLIVLADLVQAIQRALRNALAVAAKLGAHQDQLMRWKSARLDRLFELDEARRQRAAATEEAHTWTKAHGWRVMASKVLGPNHDGLRALRAMQEAAALQDRMVQDLKSAQKITGDEVDLLTQEESHLRVRHDRAQARLQVAVERFVALDHQAVPTLLAVLTTRGRTMVEKLVPLSLVPGVGASAVEKGTELAQKPESPSAPSQRRSRRHRSPGSQM, encoded by the coding sequence CGCCGGACCCGCTCCTGGCACGACTACACCAAGCGGCAGGACGGCGATGAGATCGTGGCTGCCTTTAACGTGGTGCCTCTGGGCGCGCCCGATTGGGCGAACAACCCAGAAGAGCTGTGGAATCGCGTTGAAGCATGCGAGCTGCGGCGGAATTCCCAAATTGCTCGGGATTACGTCGTGCAGATCCCACTCGGTCTTGATGACCGAGGCGCCGAGGAGATGGCGCGAGGGCTAGCACGCTTCATTTGCAGCATCCTGCAAACACCGGTCTCGGTCGGAATGCATCGGGATGCGGACACCGACTTGCGGGGTCGCCCCAAGCCGGAAGGAAAACAGGGCTTGCATGCACACCTGTTGTTCCCGACCCGGAAAATTCTGCTTCAAGGGCAGGAGGGCGCCGATCACAGCCGCCTCGCTGCGAAGCATGGCTTTGGCAAAAAGCACAGTATGCTCTCGAATCGAAACGCGTCCTCTGCCATCGTCGAGCGGATGAATGAGCAGTGGGCGGCGCTGGCAAACAAGGCGGCTGCCGAAACGCCGGGCCTTGTCCCTGATTTCGACCATCGCAGCTACGCCCGTCTGGGCATCGATCGCATTCCTCAGCCAAGCCTCTCTCGTGCAACCATCGCGCTGGAAAAGAAGGGATTCTTCACTCGGCCGGGCGATCGGTGGCGAGAAATCGTCCTGGCGTCGGACGCCGATCCGCCCATGGATGCGAACGCCTTGGCCGTGCAGCACGCCCAGGCTGTTTTGGATCGGTCCCGGGAGTCTGCACAGGAGGTCACGCCGCCGCGTCCCCGATCTGTTGCGATCGATCCTGCGAAGGTTTGGGGAGTCGGTAGCAGTCCGGACGCGTCTGGACGTTCCGATGAACTGGCCGATGCCCGAGCGCGCGGCCAGGTGCCGGGGGCGGCTATGGTTGATCGATTTATTGCGCTGTCACCCGCGCCCAAGGATGAGGCTGGGCGGCGATTGTTGATCGTGTTGGCCGACTTGGTGCAAGCAATTCAACGCGCCTTGCGTAACGCTTTGGCCGTGGCGGCGAAGCTAGGTGCGCACCAAGACCAACTCATGCGATGGAAGTCGGCACGGCTCGATCGGCTTTTCGAACTCGATGAGGCGCGCCGACAACGCGCGGCTGCAACGGAGGAGGCCCATACGTGGACGAAGGCGCACGGTTGGCGCGTGATGGCATCGAAGGTCCTGGGGCCAAACCACGATGGTTTACGAGCGCTGCGTGCGATGCAGGAGGCGGCCGCGCTCCAAGACCGGATGGTCCAGGACCTGAAGTCCGCCCAGAAGATCACGGGTGACGAAGTCGATCTGCTGACGCAGGAGGAGAGTCACCTTCGGGTGCGGCACGACCGTGCGCAAGCCCGCCTGCAGGTGGCCGTCGAACGGTTTGTGGCTCTGGATCATCAGGCCGTGCCCACCCTGCTGGCCGTGCTCACGACGCGAGGCCGGACGATGGTGGAAAAACTCGTGCCGCTATCGCTAGTGCCTGGGGTCGGTGCATCAGCCGTCGAGAAGGGAACGGAGTTGGCCCAAAAGCCGGAGTCACCGAGCGCTCCGTCGCAACGGCGATCACGACGGCACCGATCTCCGGGTTCGCAGATGTGA